One region of Acaryochloris thomasi RCC1774 genomic DNA includes:
- a CDS encoding neutral zinc metallopeptidase, whose product MISAPRQVLQGAVAVGLALFLGSPPALSQTLQRKVHFANTDISRFWSRTFRGIGRPWRKPIAYEYRSIAKTPCGIAGKFNAIYCLHNHSIYVNVPLLEQANYQAGDFAAITILAHEYGHAVQNQLGLSRLHRYLVQEELQADCFAGVYAQDANRRRLLDPTDVQEGYTQSYMSGQNNFHPNSHGTRRQRARAFYRGVTHGFRACLAYSFLR is encoded by the coding sequence ATGATTTCTGCACCACGCCAGGTTTTACAGGGAGCAGTTGCTGTTGGGTTGGCTCTTTTTTTAGGCTCCCCTCCGGCACTCAGTCAGACCCTACAGCGGAAAGTCCATTTTGCAAACACAGACATTAGCCGGTTCTGGTCAAGAACATTTCGAGGCATCGGTCGCCCTTGGCGGAAACCCATTGCCTACGAATATCGCAGCATTGCCAAAACACCCTGCGGTATAGCGGGCAAATTTAACGCCATCTACTGTCTCCACAACCACAGCATCTACGTCAACGTACCGCTGCTAGAACAGGCAAACTATCAGGCAGGAGATTTTGCCGCCATCACAATTTTGGCCCACGAGTATGGGCACGCCGTTCAAAATCAGCTCGGCCTCAGCCGATTACATCGCTACTTGGTTCAAGAAGAACTGCAGGCTGACTGCTTTGCTGGCGTTTACGCGCAGGATGCCAATCGACGAAGACTGCTCGATCCAACAGATGTACAAGAAGGCTACACTCAATCCTATATGAGTGGTCAAAATAACTTCCATCCCAACTCTCATGGGACTCGGCGGCAGCGAGCACGAGCCTTTTATCGAGGTGTGACTCATGGCTTTCGCGCTTGCCTCGCCTATTCCTTCCTCCGTTAA
- the nblS gene encoding two-component system sensor histidine kinase NblS, producing MKFFNPIKVVILGWWSESNIQTRLMAAATLVVSCLMSALIFWAVNSIQIDARLQDTRYGQDLGVLLAANVTPLVADENYSELAQFSRKFYSRTSSIRYMLYADADGRIYYGIPFSEAQADNSLMLRQRIQLPENFAPNSNTVMVRQHLTPNGEVADVFVPLSQGDIDLGVLAIGINPNPAVVTSSRLTRDVTIAVFIAIWVMVILGAVSNALIITQPIKELAVGVKNIAAGNFKQRVDLPFGGELGELISSFNEMAERLAKYDEQNIEELTAQKAKLETLMFTIADGAVLLGTDMEVVLANPTSRRLFGWDEKKVLGQNILHHLPEPVQIELTRPLYQSAQGDCESGEFRIALYEPAAKTVRILLTTVLDQTREKVKGIAMTVQDITREVELNEAKSQFISNISHELRTPLFNIKSFIETLYEYGDDLSDADKQEFLETANHETDRLTRLVNDVLDLSRLDSGKQYRFEGVDITQPVEQTLRTCQLNARDQGIEMIQEIEADLPAVWGNYDLMLQVLTNLLGNALKFSPNGGKVAVRAYRLSTSELESAPDQVRIEVSDTGIGIAPEDQPAIFDRFYRAENRVHTLEGTGLGLSIVNNIIDKHHSKMHLVSEVGVGTTFWFDLIVYQEEAIPLDEDSLILDSAELEAQVLSAPTS from the coding sequence ATGAAGTTCTTCAACCCAATCAAAGTTGTCATTCTGGGGTGGTGGTCGGAGTCCAATATCCAAACCCGCCTCATGGCCGCCGCAACGCTTGTGGTTTCCTGCCTCATGAGCGCACTCATTTTCTGGGCCGTCAACAGTATTCAGATTGACGCCCGCCTGCAAGATACCCGCTACGGTCAAGACTTAGGCGTTCTGTTAGCGGCAAATGTGACGCCCTTGGTGGCAGACGAGAACTACTCCGAACTCGCCCAGTTTTCGCGCAAATTTTATAGTCGCACCTCTAGCATTCGTTACATGCTGTACGCAGATGCGGACGGACGCATTTACTATGGCATTCCCTTCTCAGAAGCACAGGCAGATAACTCGCTGATGCTGCGGCAGCGAATTCAGCTCCCGGAGAACTTTGCGCCGAACTCTAACACCGTGATGGTGCGGCAGCACTTGACCCCCAATGGCGAAGTGGCTGATGTTTTCGTACCGCTTTCTCAGGGTGATATTGACCTAGGGGTATTGGCCATCGGCATCAACCCCAACCCAGCGGTTGTGACCTCCTCGCGTCTGACCCGCGATGTCACAATTGCAGTCTTTATCGCCATTTGGGTGATGGTGATTTTGGGAGCCGTGTCCAACGCTCTGATTATTACCCAGCCGATTAAAGAACTGGCGGTGGGGGTCAAAAACATTGCCGCAGGCAACTTTAAACAGCGCGTTGATTTACCCTTCGGTGGGGAACTCGGCGAACTGATTTCAAGCTTCAATGAGATGGCAGAGCGTCTTGCCAAATACGATGAGCAGAACATTGAAGAACTAACGGCTCAGAAAGCAAAGCTTGAAACCCTAATGTTCACCATTGCCGACGGCGCAGTCCTGCTGGGCACCGATATGGAGGTCGTGTTAGCCAACCCCACTTCAAGGCGGCTATTTGGCTGGGATGAGAAAAAAGTGCTGGGTCAAAACATCCTGCACCACTTGCCAGAGCCAGTTCAAATTGAGCTTACTCGCCCCCTCTACCAGAGCGCACAAGGCGACTGTGAGAGTGGAGAATTTAGAATTGCCCTCTATGAGCCCGCCGCAAAAACGGTTCGGATCCTGCTAACCACCGTTCTCGACCAAACTCGAGAAAAGGTCAAAGGCATTGCGATGACGGTGCAGGATATCACCCGAGAGGTGGAACTCAATGAGGCCAAGAGCCAGTTTATCAGCAATATTTCCCATGAGTTGAGGACCCCACTCTTCAACATCAAGTCCTTTATTGAAACGCTCTATGAGTATGGCGACGATCTCAGCGACGCTGATAAGCAGGAGTTTTTAGAAACCGCTAATCACGAAACAGATCGCCTCACTCGCCTCGTGAATGATGTCCTTGACTTGTCGCGCCTTGACTCTGGCAAGCAGTACCGCTTTGAAGGCGTAGATATTACACAGCCCGTTGAGCAGACGCTGCGAACCTGTCAACTCAACGCCCGCGATCAGGGAATTGAAATGATCCAAGAAATTGAGGCCGATCTCCCCGCTGTCTGGGGCAACTACGACTTGATGCTGCAGGTGCTCACGAATTTATTAGGCAATGCGCTGAAATTTTCTCCCAATGGTGGCAAGGTTGCGGTACGCGCCTATCGATTATCTACGTCGGAGTTAGAATCGGCACCCGATCAGGTCCGTATTGAGGTCTCTGACACTGGAATCGGGATTGCGCCAGAGGATCAACCCGCTATTTTCGACCGATTCTATCGGGCGGAGAATCGGGTACACACTTTAGAGGGCACTGGCTTAGGTCTCTCAATTGTGAATAACATCATTGATAAGCATCACTCGAAGATGCATCTCGTCAGTGAAGTGGGCGTGGGAACAACGTTCTGGTTTGACCTGATCGTGTATCAAGAAGAGGCGATTCCTCTGGATGAGGACAGCCTTATCTTAGACTCAGCAGAACTTGAGGCTCAGGTCTTATCAGCCCCTACATCATGA
- a CDS encoding zinc ribbon domain-containing protein, with the protein MSNCPRCNYLLQKTAVSCPQCGTALTAYGHPGIPLYQAQEDTFLCSTCVYELDDTCTFPQRPHAKTCTLYRDSRTPRSAPTRRPQASLKRRYDARSLLWLLGFICLIGIAILLAR; encoded by the coding sequence ATGTCTAACTGCCCGCGCTGTAATTATTTACTCCAGAAGACTGCTGTATCCTGTCCTCAATGCGGAACTGCGCTGACGGCCTATGGTCATCCGGGTATACCACTGTACCAAGCTCAAGAGGATACATTCCTCTGCTCAACCTGTGTCTATGAACTGGATGATACCTGTACTTTTCCGCAGCGTCCGCATGCCAAGACCTGCACTTTGTACAGAGATTCTCGCACGCCCCGAAGTGCACCTACTAGGCGGCCTCAGGCTAGTTTGAAAAGGCGGTATGATGCACGATCTTTGCTGTGGTTGCTAGGGTTTATCTGTCTGATCGGAATTGCGATTCTACTGGCTCGCTAA
- a CDS encoding (2Fe-2S) ferredoxin domain-containing protein: MSPVDEAAHLSISTSLKPCIQALGLQAIERHLFLCADPTKPKCCDQEASLDAWNYLKKRLKELKLDRPTLERPSCIFRTKANCLRVCQRGPIMVVYPDGVWYHSVTPPVIERIIQEHVLNNQVVSDYLFVNQPLSALQNREPSES, from the coding sequence ATGTCCCCTGTTGATGAAGCTGCTCACCTCTCGATCTCCACGAGCTTAAAACCTTGCATTCAGGCTTTGGGCCTCCAGGCCATCGAGCGTCATCTCTTCCTGTGTGCTGACCCGACAAAACCCAAGTGCTGTGATCAAGAAGCCAGTCTTGATGCTTGGAACTACCTCAAAAAGCGCTTGAAAGAACTGAAGTTAGACCGACCGACATTGGAACGTCCAAGCTGCATTTTTCGAACGAAGGCAAACTGTCTGAGGGTTTGTCAGCGCGGCCCGATCATGGTGGTCTATCCCGATGGCGTTTGGTACCACTCCGTTACGCCGCCCGTGATTGAACGCATCATTCAAGAGCATGTGCTGAATAATCAAGTGGTGTCGGATTATCTCTTTGTTAACCAGCCTCTCTCGGCTCTGCAGAATAGAGAACCGTCCGAGAGCTGA
- a CDS encoding DNA-3-methyladenine glycosylase has product MTQISDAIDAAWLSRPADAVAPDLVGCQLVRALPNGDLVRGLIVETEAYGPGDPACHAYRRRTPRNAVMFGPAGMTYVYLIYGMYHCLNVVTDQDEVPSAVLIRALKFEEWPHCLDVQTKQPLHRIAAGPGKLCRVLDINREFSGIELKKGQPLWLEHRSVAFAEAVANAASPLTTGQTKADGTKPSQESSTSEQLVQTTRIGLTQGVDIPWRWYLKDCRAVSKL; this is encoded by the coding sequence ATGACGCAAATCTCTGATGCCATTGATGCTGCGTGGCTGTCTCGCCCCGCTGACGCTGTGGCGCCTGATCTAGTGGGGTGTCAACTGGTTCGGGCCTTGCCCAATGGTGATCTCGTTCGGGGGTTGATTGTCGAAACTGAGGCCTACGGACCGGGAGATCCGGCCTGCCATGCTTACCGTCGTCGTACGCCTCGCAATGCTGTAATGTTCGGCCCCGCAGGAATGACGTACGTCTATTTGATCTATGGAATGTACCACTGCCTCAACGTCGTTACAGATCAAGATGAGGTGCCGAGTGCGGTCCTGATTCGAGCGCTGAAGTTTGAGGAATGGCCCCATTGTTTAGATGTACAAACCAAACAGCCGCTCCATCGCATTGCTGCGGGTCCTGGCAAACTGTGCCGAGTCCTTGATATTAATCGAGAATTCTCTGGGATAGAGTTGAAAAAGGGGCAACCGCTGTGGCTGGAGCATCGGTCGGTGGCCTTTGCAGAGGCAGTGGCCAATGCAGCGTCTCCGCTGACAACAGGTCAAACAAAAGCTGATGGGACCAAGCCGTCCCAAGAATCTTCGACTTCTGAGCAGCTTGTGCAAACCACTCGAATTGGTCTGACCCAGGGAGTTGACATTCCTTGGCGCTGGTATTTAAAGGACTGTCGAGCTGTCTCAAAGCTTTAG
- a CDS encoding thioredoxin domain-containing protein: protein MTNRLAQSQSLYLRKHAENPIDWWPWCDEALAAAQRADKPIFLSIGYSSCHWCTVMEGEAFSDDEIATYMNANFLPIKVDREERPDIDSIYMQAVQAMTGQGGWPLNMFLSPDDRVPFYGGTYFPVEPRYGRPGFIDVLQAIRNFYDADKDKLDSQKQTLYEHLRSMTVLAPSDSVDLALLQQGIAANIEVVARTTQGPSFPMIPYAAIALQGSRFESNAQALVACQQRGLDLALGGIYDHVGGGWHRYTVDPNWTVPHFEKMLYDNGQVMEYLANLWSAGVQEPAFERAIAKTVEWLRREMTAESGYFYAAQDADNFVQPTDLEPEEGRFYVWHPAELEELLTADELTTLTATFEIQQTGNFEGRIVLKRQESGPFPAEMEGILSKLFAVRYGRASVDRFPPAQDNDEAKNYDWPGRIPPVTDTKMIVAWNSLMISGLARAAAVFRQAGYLDLAITAADFILQNQRGTEGLQRLNYAGKSAVSAQSEDYAFLIKALLDLHQANLMLSVEAEPWLEAARQLQSEFDERLWAIEGGGYYSAEAADDLLVRERSWLDNATPAANGVAIANLTRLALLTEDLAHLDRAEQALKTFGQIMQNSPTACPSLVSALDQYANHTLIRTAGDPLTTLQAYLPTTVFKQVSDLPASTIGLVCQGLTCQEPAETMTQLQEQLTQSQQRSLRPQ, encoded by the coding sequence ATGACCAATCGCCTTGCCCAATCTCAGAGCCTCTATCTCCGTAAACATGCAGAGAATCCGATAGATTGGTGGCCCTGGTGTGATGAAGCTCTGGCAGCGGCTCAGCGTGCGGATAAACCAATCTTTCTCTCCATTGGCTACTCAAGCTGCCATTGGTGCACGGTTATGGAAGGCGAAGCGTTTTCAGATGATGAGATCGCAACCTACATGAACGCCAACTTTCTGCCCATCAAAGTAGACCGCGAAGAACGTCCTGATATCGACAGCATCTATATGCAGGCCGTCCAGGCGATGACCGGTCAAGGCGGATGGCCCCTAAATATGTTTCTTTCACCTGATGATCGGGTGCCCTTTTATGGTGGCACTTACTTTCCTGTGGAGCCGCGCTATGGCCGACCGGGTTTTATTGACGTTTTACAGGCGATTCGCAATTTCTACGACGCGGATAAAGACAAGCTAGATAGCCAGAAGCAGACGCTATATGAGCATCTGCGTAGCATGACGGTCTTAGCGCCTTCAGACTCTGTTGATTTAGCCCTCCTCCAGCAGGGGATTGCCGCCAATATTGAAGTCGTGGCTCGCACAACGCAGGGACCAAGTTTTCCGATGATTCCCTATGCTGCCATTGCCCTCCAGGGCAGTCGATTTGAGTCTAATGCTCAAGCACTGGTCGCTTGTCAGCAGCGTGGTCTCGATCTGGCTTTAGGGGGCATCTACGATCACGTCGGTGGCGGCTGGCATCGCTACACTGTTGACCCGAACTGGACCGTGCCTCACTTTGAGAAAATGCTTTACGACAACGGTCAGGTGATGGAGTATCTGGCGAATCTCTGGAGCGCGGGTGTTCAGGAACCGGCCTTTGAAAGGGCCATCGCTAAAACTGTGGAGTGGCTGCGGCGAGAGATGACGGCGGAATCTGGTTATTTCTATGCCGCTCAAGATGCCGATAATTTTGTCCAGCCCACCGATCTGGAGCCGGAAGAAGGTCGATTTTATGTGTGGCACCCCGCTGAGCTTGAGGAGTTGCTGACTGCTGACGAGCTGACAACTTTAACGGCTACCTTTGAAATTCAGCAGACCGGCAACTTTGAGGGGCGCATTGTTCTCAAGCGCCAGGAGTCGGGACCATTCCCAGCAGAGATGGAAGGTATTCTGAGCAAGCTGTTCGCAGTGCGCTACGGTCGTGCCAGCGTCGATCGCTTCCCTCCCGCTCAAGACAACGATGAGGCCAAAAACTATGACTGGCCGGGACGGATTCCGCCCGTGACCGATACCAAAATGATTGTGGCCTGGAACAGCCTGATGATCTCAGGGTTAGCCAGGGCGGCGGCTGTGTTTAGGCAGGCGGGCTATTTAGATTTAGCGATCACTGCTGCTGACTTTATCCTCCAGAATCAGCGGGGTACCGAGGGGCTGCAGCGGCTCAACTACGCCGGGAAATCAGCGGTTTCGGCCCAGTCTGAAGACTATGCTTTTTTGATCAAGGCGCTACTCGACCTACATCAGGCCAACTTGATGCTCTCAGTGGAAGCCGAGCCTTGGCTAGAGGCCGCTCGACAGCTCCAGTCTGAGTTTGATGAGCGTTTGTGGGCGATTGAGGGGGGCGGCTACTACAGCGCTGAAGCTGCCGATGATTTGCTGGTGCGCGAACGAAGTTGGCTCGATAATGCCACGCCTGCTGCCAATGGAGTTGCGATCGCAAATCTAACCCGCCTTGCCCTGCTCACCGAAGATCTTGCCCATCTCGATCGCGCCGAACAAGCCCTTAAAACCTTCGGTCAAATCATGCAAAATTCCCCCACAGCCTGCCCCAGCCTTGTGTCTGCCCTTGATCAATATGCCAACCATACGTTGATTCGCACCGCTGGCGACCCATTGACAACCTTGCAGGCGTATCTACCCACCACCGTTTTTAAGCAAGTTTCCGACCTGCCCGCCAGCACCATTGGCCTTGTCTGTCAGGGATTAACCTGTCAAGAACCCGCTGAAACAATGACTCAGTTGCAAGAACAACTTACTCAGAGCCAGCAGCGAAGTCTTCGCCCTCAATAG
- a CDS encoding phycocyanobilin:ferredoxin oxidoreductase codes for MALREQQHPLIQQLAQVIESTWQQYLQLSPYELPADLGYIEGRLEGERLVIENSCYQTPQFRKLHLELAQVGAGLDILHCVMFPHPTYDLPMFGTDIVAGRGQVSAAIVDLSPTSTDHRLPEVYRQKLTDLPKAEFSQPRDLPEWGDIFSEFCLFIRPQGEVEDQQFIEQVGAFLKVHCESAIATPSTPAHRDKILAGQQQYCEKQRRNDKTRRILENAFGPEWAERYMTTVLFDLPDS; via the coding sequence ATGGCTCTACGAGAACAGCAGCATCCCCTAATTCAGCAGCTTGCCCAGGTAATTGAGTCGACTTGGCAGCAGTACCTCCAGCTTTCACCCTATGAGTTACCGGCTGACCTTGGCTATATTGAGGGGCGGTTAGAGGGAGAACGACTCGTCATTGAAAATAGCTGTTACCAGACGCCTCAGTTCCGAAAGCTGCATTTAGAGCTAGCCCAGGTGGGCGCGGGGTTAGATATTTTGCACTGCGTGATGTTTCCCCATCCCACCTATGATCTGCCGATGTTTGGTACTGATATTGTGGCGGGACGGGGACAGGTAAGTGCCGCTATTGTCGATCTCTCGCCCACCTCCACTGACCATAGGCTGCCGGAAGTTTATCGGCAAAAGCTTACCGATTTGCCTAAGGCTGAATTCTCTCAGCCTCGTGATTTGCCGGAGTGGGGTGATATCTTTTCTGAGTTCTGTCTCTTTATTCGTCCTCAAGGCGAGGTGGAAGATCAGCAGTTTATCGAGCAGGTGGGGGCGTTTTTGAAGGTGCATTGTGAAAGTGCGATCGCAACCCCTTCTACCCCAGCTCACCGCGACAAAATCCTGGCTGGTCAGCAACAATACTGCGAAAAACAACGGCGTAACGACAAGACTCGCCGTATCTTAGAGAACGCCTTTGGGCCAGAGTGGGCAGAGCGGTATATGACCACTGTTTTATTTGATTTACCTGATAGCTAA
- a CDS encoding GFA family protein → MRYQGSCHCGALQFEVEAAEDLVVQECNCSMCSKVGYLHLIVPKEKFNLLKGQDNITTYTFNTGVAKHTFCKICGVKPFYTPRSNPDGVSINFRCLSPQPRNVRIEPFDGQNWEANAAGLAHLSQFEEP, encoded by the coding sequence ATGCGCTATCAAGGGAGCTGTCACTGTGGTGCGTTGCAGTTCGAGGTTGAGGCTGCAGAAGATTTGGTCGTCCAGGAATGCAATTGCTCAATGTGTAGCAAGGTTGGATATTTGCATCTGATTGTCCCTAAAGAAAAGTTCAATTTGCTGAAGGGACAAGACAATATCACGACTTACACTTTCAATACGGGTGTGGCGAAGCACACGTTTTGCAAAATCTGTGGCGTGAAGCCTTTCTATACACCGAGATCGAATCCAGACGGTGTGAGTATTAACTTCCGCTGTCTGAGTCCTCAGCCTCGCAATGTCAGGATTGAGCCATTTGACGGTCAAAACTGGGAGGCCAATGCTGCCGGTCTCGCTCACCTGAGTCAGTTTGAAGAACCGTAA
- a CDS encoding RNA 2'-phosphotransferase, translated as MRKQLVLTSKFLSLVLRHKPETIGLTLDEHGWIEIAALLEAAQRHKRPISREKLDEVVFTNDKQRFAFSPDGLKIRANQGHSVAVDVELQSASPPQFLFHGTVARFFEAIQAVGLSKMQRQHVHLSASQDAALRVGARRGQPLLLQVAAGKMHNEGYIFFQSRNGVWLTDSVPWRYIEKLDSVSSMSRS; from the coding sequence ATGCGTAAACAACTGGTCCTAACTAGCAAATTCCTCAGCTTAGTTCTACGTCATAAGCCTGAAACTATCGGTCTCACTTTAGATGAGCATGGCTGGATAGAGATTGCCGCTCTTCTAGAAGCAGCCCAAAGGCACAAGCGACCTATTTCTCGGGAAAAATTAGATGAGGTTGTATTCACAAATGACAAACAGCGATTCGCCTTCAGTCCAGATGGATTGAAAATTCGAGCCAATCAAGGGCATTCAGTGGCTGTTGATGTGGAGCTGCAGTCTGCTTCGCCACCACAATTTTTATTTCACGGCACCGTTGCGCGCTTTTTCGAAGCTATTCAAGCTGTGGGCCTTTCTAAAATGCAGCGTCAGCATGTCCATTTATCTGCCAGTCAAGACGCTGCTCTTAGAGTCGGTGCTCGTAGAGGTCAACCTCTTCTTCTGCAGGTGGCTGCTGGCAAAATGCACAATGAAGGCTATATTTTCTTCCAGTCTAGAAATGGAGTTTGGCTTACGGACAGCGTTCCCTGGCGTTATATTGAGAAGCTAGATTCTGTATCGTCTATGAGTCGTTCATAA
- the hpf gene encoding ribosome hibernation-promoting factor, HPF/YfiA family encodes MKLVIHGKNIEITDAIREHVNQKIGKAASHYQHLTTEIDVHLSVSPSSKGQSKQTAEVTLFVSGSVIRAEESSENLYASIDLVASKIARQLRKYKEKRQDKSHHRDKEELLTAEQPLIGDLTDRVPELPADVVRSKYFAMPPMAVNDALEQLDLVDHDFYVFCNAETGQINVIYERNHGGYGVIQPRNQNGQKNSSQATASKVSA; translated from the coding sequence ATGAAGCTTGTTATCCACGGCAAGAATATCGAGATCACCGACGCCATTCGTGAACACGTCAATCAAAAAATAGGGAAGGCCGCCAGCCACTATCAGCATTTAACAACAGAAATTGATGTCCATTTATCGGTGTCTCCCAGTTCGAAAGGACAATCAAAACAGACGGCCGAAGTGACCCTGTTCGTCAGTGGATCTGTAATTCGAGCGGAAGAAAGCAGCGAGAACCTCTACGCCAGCATCGATTTAGTTGCCAGTAAGATTGCGCGACAGCTCCGTAAATACAAAGAAAAACGCCAAGACAAGAGCCATCACCGCGATAAAGAAGAGCTGCTGACTGCAGAGCAGCCGCTGATCGGCGATTTGACCGACCGCGTCCCGGAACTCCCTGCAGATGTCGTACGGTCTAAGTATTTTGCCATGCCGCCAATGGCCGTCAATGATGCCCTAGAGCAGCTTGACTTGGTGGATCATGATTTCTATGTTTTCTGTAACGCCGAAACAGGACAAATCAACGTCATTTACGAGCGCAATCACGGCGGCTACGGCGTGATTCAGCCGCGAAATCAGAACGGCCAGAAGAATAGTAGTCAAGCGACAGCCAGCAAAGTTTCTGCGTAA
- the lipB gene encoding lipoyl(octanoyl) transferase LipB: MANNEGLGMQGREYRVARPCWFYDLGLVPFRQAWEWQKQLVCDRIPPSQLPDAFILLEHPAVYTLGTGSSSEFLKFDPKQTPHELHRIERGGEVTYHCPGQVVGYPILNLRFYRQDLHWYLRQLEEILIKTLADYGLQGERIEGLTGIWIEGRKVGAIGIKVSRWITMHGFSLNVCPDLSGFEQIVPCGIANRSVGSLAEFVPNISALEVRQHLTENFAKLMQVELVEAEAPLCP; the protein is encoded by the coding sequence ATGGCAAACAATGAAGGTCTAGGCATGCAGGGAAGGGAATACCGTGTGGCGCGGCCTTGTTGGTTTTATGATCTGGGGCTGGTCCCCTTTCGGCAGGCTTGGGAATGGCAGAAGCAATTGGTTTGCGATCGCATCCCCCCATCCCAACTCCCCGACGCTTTTATCCTGCTAGAGCATCCCGCCGTCTACACCCTCGGGACGGGATCTAGCTCAGAATTCCTCAAGTTCGATCCCAAGCAAACACCCCACGAACTCCACCGGATCGAGCGAGGCGGAGAAGTAACCTATCACTGCCCTGGCCAAGTGGTCGGCTATCCGATTTTAAACCTCCGATTCTATCGCCAGGATCTGCACTGGTATCTGCGTCAGCTTGAAGAAATCCTGATCAAGACCCTGGCAGATTACGGCTTGCAAGGAGAACGTATTGAAGGTTTAACCGGTATTTGGATTGAAGGTCGAAAAGTGGGCGCGATCGGTATTAAGGTCAGCCGCTGGATCACGATGCACGGTTTTTCTCTCAACGTTTGCCCTGACCTATCGGGCTTTGAGCAGATTGTTCCCTGCGGCATCGCCAATCGGTCGGTCGGCAGTTTAGCTGAATTTGTCCCTAATATTTCTGCATTAGAGGTACGTCAGCATCTTACTGAAAACTTTGCAAAGCTGATGCAGGTGGAGCTGGTTGAAGCAGAAGCACCCCTTTGCCCATAG